Proteins encoded within one genomic window of Brassica rapa cultivar Chiifu-401-42 chromosome A09, CAAS_Brap_v3.01, whole genome shotgun sequence:
- the LOC103846307 gene encoding eukaryotic peptide chain release factor subunit 1-3 gives MAEQESDKNIEIWKIKKLIKGLESARGNGTSMISLIMPPRDQVARVTKMLADEYGTASNIKSRVNRQSVLSAITSAQQRLKLYNKVPPNGLVLYTGTIVTDDGKEKKVTIDFEPFKPINASLYLCDNKFHTEPLNELLESDDKFGFIVMDGNGTLFGTLSGNTREVLHKFTVDLPKKHGRGGQSALRFARLRMEKRHNYVRKTAELATQFYINPATSQPNVSGLILAGSADFKTELSQSELFDPRLQAKILNVVDVSYGGENGFNQAIELSAEILSNVKFIQEKKLIGKYFEEISQDTGKYVFGVDDTLKALDMGAVETLIVWENLDINRYELKNGATGEIVIKHLGKDQENDQSNFHDAESSAELEVVEKMPLLEWFANEYKRFGCTLEFVTNKSQEGSQFCRGFGGIGGLLRYQLDMRTFDELSDGEVYEDSD, from the coding sequence atggcggAACAAGAATCAGACAAGAACATCGAGATATGGAAAATCAAGAAACTAATCAAAGGCCTCGAATCCGCAAGAGGCAACGGCACAAGCATGATCTCCCTCATAATGCCTCCCCGTGACCAAGTCGCCCGCGTCACCAAGATGCTCGCCGACGAGTACGGAACCGCCTCGAACATCAAGAGCCGCGTCAACCGCCAATCCGTCCTCTCCGCCATCACCTCAGCTCAGCAACGCCTCAAGCTTTACAACAAAGTCCCCCCCAACGGCCTCGTCCTCTACACGGGCACCATCGTCACTGACGACGGCAAGGAGAAGAAAGTCACCATCGACTTCGAGCCTTTCAAGCCCATCAACGCCTCCCTCTACTTATGCGACAACAAGTTCCACACCGAGCCTTTGAACGAGCTTCTCGAGAGTGATGACAAGTTCGGGTTCATTGTGATGGATGGGAACGGGACCTTGTTTGGTACTTTGAGTGGGAACACGAGAGAGGTGCTTCATAAGTTCACTGTTGACCTCCCCAAGAAGCATGGGAGGGGAGGACAGTCCGCGCTTCGGTTCGCGAGGCTGAGGATGGAGAAGAGGCATAACTACGTGAGGAAGACTGCAGAGCTTGCGACGCAGTTCTACATCAACCCCGCTACTAGCCAGCCTAACGTCTCTGGGTTGATCCTTGCCGGTTCCGCGGATTTCAAGACCGAGTTGAGCCAGTCTGAGCTCTTTGATCCTCGTCTGCAAGCTAAGATATTAAATGTGGTTGATGTCTCCTACGGAGGGGAGAACGGTTTCAACCAAGCCATCGAGCTCTCTGCTGAGATTCTATCCAATGTGAAGTTCATTCAGGAGAAGAAGCTGATTGGGAAGTACTTTGAGGAGATCAGTCAAGACACTGGGAAGTACGTTTTCGGGGTTGATGATACTTTAAAGGCGTTGGATATGGGTGCTGTTGAGACGCTGATAGTGTGGGAGAATCTTGACATCAATAGGTATGAGCTGAAGAACGGTGCCACCGGGGAGATTGTGATTAAGCATTTGGGGAAGGATCAGGAGAATGATCAGAGCAATTTCCATGATGCGGAGAGCAGTGCGGAGCTGGAAGTTGTGGAGAAGATGCCTCTGCTTGAATGGTTTGCTAATGAGTATAAACGTTTTGGTTGTACGCTTGAGTTTGTGACTAATAAGTCGCAAGAAGGGTCGCAGTTCTGTCGAGGGTTTGGTGGGATTGGTGGGTTGTTGCGGTACCAGCTTGATATGAGGACTTTCGATGAGCTATCGGATGGTGAAGTTTATGAAGATTCGGACTAA